TACCGCCCAGTACTTGCTGGATCAGCGATGGCTCTATGTACGACATCCGGTAGCGGAAGCCGTCGCTTGTCCCGGCCTCACCATCATGGACCTCGTCCGGGTGCAGCACGATGGTGCCGCCCGGCTGGCTATGACGTTTGCTGTGCCGATAATTGAAGCTCTGGACACCGGAAAGGGTGAAGCCGATGGCATAGGTGTCATGTCGGTGGGTGGTGTAGCCATGCCCACTGAAATAGGCCTCGATGCGTTCCAGTCTCCTCGATTCAGGCGCGCGCATCAGCCAATCGCGACGGCTGCTTGATTGAGTCATGGGCAACGACCTCTCGCTGTTGTCCGCACACGATACCTGTCTGGTGCCTCGTGCAGCAAAAAACTCCAGCGTGAGCAAAGCTGCTCGTCTAGCTGAGCAGCTTTTCGAGGTGTGCCCGTGTCCGGCTTCAGATCTCCTTCACCGGCGTCTCGCCATGGGCGCTTTTGATCAACCCGATAACATGCAGGCAATCCGCCTTGTTCACGTAGGATTCACCACTGGCGATGGTTTCATGATTGCCGGCCCTCAAGCGCCAGCGCCATTGGCCTTGTCCGGTGTTCGGGGTACCTCGGGTCTGTCTGTAGATCTCAAAATACATCGGTTCGCTCCCTGCGATTTACTGATTCAAGGCATGTTTCGTACATGTCGTCGCAAGCCTAGCCAAGCTGAAAGTTTTCGCTATTGGGAAAACGTTTCCAATGATTGTGAGATATTTCAGAAAATTGCAGCACCTGCTCAAAACGCGAACCAGGAGCCATGGATGAATCGCAACGAACTGCGCAAGGCCGACATCAATCTGATGGTGGTTTTCGAAACGCTGATGCTCGAGCGCAACGTGACACGGGTAGCGGAGAAACTGTTCCTGGGCCAACCGACCATCAGTTCGGCGCTCAACCGTTTGCGCACGCTGTTCAACGACCCGTTATTCATTCGCGTCGGTCATCGCATGGAGCCGACTGCCCGGGCCGAGGAAATCATCCAGCACCTGTCGCCGGCCCTGGATTCGCTGTCGGTGGCCTT
The Pseudomonas marvdashtae genome window above contains:
- a CDS encoding YegP family protein — protein: MYFEIYRQTRGTPNTGQGQWRWRLRAGNHETIASGESYVNKADCLHVIGLIKSAHGETPVKEI